From Corvus moneduloides isolate bCorMon1 chromosome 2, bCorMon1.pri, whole genome shotgun sequence, one genomic window encodes:
- the MAP7D2 gene encoding MAP7 domain-containing protein 2 isoform X7, with the protein MMRRSLERSQQLEQKQKRWSWGGALAAGSGGRDGESENTPPPVLGLAANTLPPDPVTSTAPADSFNACDKLSASTMNLPKQMESPISKRLSSSTAAITHSPDRAHRMHLSPMENFIVSRLLTPTQSSLARSRSTLMLSEQYNTPVFHICPRVAPASPLKSPYKPSPTRSTDRKKATSPSAANAMKGAPAAEVTQTEKIKKEKRPATPGSSSGMGSPLRRSDSPASMSRRSASPATPKTVAKTYPQSPKNAKQYPASPVKHRATSNLSQETPKKKADKEKENVSHLKSPGARADDVGQVAPEKHVPSAGKAETSEGKITAGTSDAEEAAKILAEKRRQARLQKEQEERERQEREERERLEREEQKRKAEEERLRLEEAARKKEEERKREEEAARKKAEEEARRRAEEEKMLKEKQEKELQAKLEKQREEAEIKAREAAEQLRLEREQIMQQIEQERLERKKRIDEIMKRTRKSETPEIKKEEPKLEIPSTLNVEKQPKVLVLNKPEINGLATCLKNKSLESAASVIPSQDVVTNGLKSVSGLIQLEAVDGKSNSMEDSADEVQSMDVSPVSKEELISIPEYSPMNELMPGVSLDQNGTSNAKALEDLLDFTGQATYSKMSSDTLSLDDCNKNLIEGFNSPGQENTLNSIC; encoded by the exons ATGATGCGCCGGTCCCTCGAacgcagccagcagctggaacagAAGCAGAAGCGATGGTCGTGGGGAGGAGCACTGGCTGCAGGCTCAGGAGGCAGAGATG GTGAATCAGAAAATACCCCACCCCCTGTTCTAGGTTTAGCTGCCAACACCCTTCCTCCAGACCCTGTGACCTCTACTGCTCCTGCTGATTCCTTCAATG CGTGTGACAAACTTTCAGCTTCTACAATGAATCTGCCAAAGCAAATGGAGTCGCCAATCAGTAAACGCCTCTCGTCCTCCACAGCGGCCATAACACATTCCCCCGACAGAG CTCACCGCATGCATCTTAGTCCAATGGAAAACTTTATTGTTTCTCGACTGCTGACTCCCACACAGTCATCTTTAGCCAGAAGCAGAAGTACATTAATGCTTTCTGAGCAGTACAATACTCCAG TATTCCATATCTGTCCTCGTGTAGCACCAGCTAGTCCTCTTAAATCTCCCTACAAGCCTTCCCCCACCCGAAGCACCGACAGGAAGAAGGCAACTTCACCCTCCGCTGCCAATGCCATGAAAGGGGCACCTGCAGCTGAAGTTACTCAG ACGGAGAAGATAAAGAAGGAGAAGCGACCTGCAACACCTGGTTCATCATCTGGTATGGGATCTCCTCTAAGAAGGTCTGATTCTCCTGCTTCCATGTCCAGAAGATCTGCATCACCTGCAACACCTAA GACAGTTGCAAAGACTTATCCTCAGTCTCCTAAAAATGCCAAACAATATCCAGCTTCTCCTGTGAAGCATCGTGCCACTTCCAATCTCAGCCAGGAAACACctaaaaagaaagcagacaaggagaaagaaaatgtcagtcACCTGAAATCCCCAGGAGCACGCGCTGATGACGTGGGCCAGGTGGCTCCTGAGAAGCACGTGCCTTCTGCTGGAAAGGCTGAGACCAGTGAAG GGAAGATCACAGCAGGAACAAGTGATGCAGAAGAAGCTGCAAAAATTCTAGCTGAAAAAAGACGACAGGCCCGCCTGCAAAAAGAacaagaggaaagggagagacaggaaagagaagaacGGGAAAG gcttgaaagagaagaacagaaaagaaaggcagaagaagaaagacttcgtctggaagaagcagctcgtaagaaggaggaggaaagaaaacgTGAAGAAGAGGCAGCtagaaaaaaggcagaagaggaagccaggagaagagctgaggaagaaaaaatgctaaaggaaaagcaagaaaaagagctCCAAGCCAAACTTGAGAAACAG agggaagaagcagaaatcaAAGCCCGTGAGGCAGCTGAACAACTTCGTCTTGAAAGGGAACAAATCATGCAGCAAATTGAGCAAGAAAGGCTGGAGCGGAAGAAG AGAATAGATGAAATAATGAAGAGAACAAGGAAGAGTGAAACCCCAGAAATAAAG AAGGAAGAGCCAAAACTGGAGATACCATCAACTTTGAATGTGGAAAAGCAACCAAAGGTCCTTGTTCTCAACAAGCCAG AAATCAACGGATTGGCGACctgcctgaaaaacaaaagcttgGAAAGTGCTGCTTCTGTAATCCCTTCCCAAGATGTAGTAACTAATGGACTGAAGTCAGTTTCAGGACTTATTCAGCTGGAAGCTGTTGATGGGAAATCTAACAGCATGGAAGATTCAGCAGATGAGGTTCAGTCCATGGATGTGAG CCCGGTTTCAAAAGAAGAACTCATCTCCATCCCTGAATATTCACCCATGAATGAACTCATGCCAGGTGTTTCTTTGGACCAAAATGGGACAAGTAATGCCAAGGCTCTTGAAGACCTCTTGGATTTCACAGGCCAAGCTACCTACTCCAAGATGTCCAGTGATACCCTTAGCCTAGATGACTGTAACAAAAACTTGATTGAGGGATTTAACAGCCCAGGACAGGAAAATACACTTAATTCTATCTGTTGA
- the MAP7D2 gene encoding MAP7 domain-containing protein 2 isoform X3 yields the protein MIFQKLIFCGSFLCNTSIDGFLKTDERQRLAKERREEREKYLAAREQQILEKERRAKLQYEKQMEERWRRLEEQRQREEQKRAAVEEKRRQKLKEEEERLEAMMRRSLERSQQLEQKQKRWSWGGALAAGSGGRDGESENTPPPVLGLAANTLPPDPVTSTAPADSFNACDKLSASTMNLPKQMESPISKRLSSSTAAITHSPDRAHRMHLSPMENFIVSRLLTPTQSSLARSRSTLMLSEQYNTPVFHICPRVAPASPLKSPYKPSPTRSTDRKKATSPSAANAMKGAPAAEVTQTEKIKKEKRPATPGSSSGMGSPLRRSDSPASMSRRSASPATPKTVAKTYPQSPKNAKQYPASPVKHRATSNLSQETPKKKADKEKENVSHLKSPGARADDVGQVAPEKHVPSAGKAETSEGKITAGTSDAEEAAKILAEKRRQARLQKEQEERERQEREERERLEREEQKRKAEEERLRLEEAARKKEEERKREEEAARKKAEEEARRRAEEEKMLKEKQEKELQAKLEKQREEAEIKAREAAEQLRLEREQIMQQIEQERLERKKRIDEIMKRTRKSETPEIKKEEPKLEIPSTLNVEKQPKVLVLNKPEINGLATCLKNKSLESAASVIPSQDVVTNGLKSVSGLIQLEAVDGKSNSMEDSADEVQSMDVSPVSKEELISIPEYSPMNELMPGVSLDQNGTSNAKALEDLLDFTGQATYSKMSSDTLSLDDCNKNLIEGFNSPGQENTLNSIC from the exons CTATTGATGGATTTCTGAAAACTGATGAAAGACAAAGACtggcaaaggaaagaagagaagaaagggagaaatacCTTG CTGCTAGGGAACAGCAGATactggagaaggagagaagagcaAAACTTCAGTATGAAAAGCAAATGGAGGAGCGATGGAGAAGACTGGAGgaacagaggcagagagaggagcagaagagaGCAGCTGTTGAAGAAAAACGGAGACAAAAGCTCAAAGAGGAGGAG GAACGTTTAGAAGCCATGATGCGCCGGTCCCTCGAacgcagccagcagctggaacagAAGCAGAAGCGATGGTCGTGGGGAGGAGCACTGGCTGCAGGCTCAGGAGGCAGAGATG GTGAATCAGAAAATACCCCACCCCCTGTTCTAGGTTTAGCTGCCAACACCCTTCCTCCAGACCCTGTGACCTCTACTGCTCCTGCTGATTCCTTCAATG CGTGTGACAAACTTTCAGCTTCTACAATGAATCTGCCAAAGCAAATGGAGTCGCCAATCAGTAAACGCCTCTCGTCCTCCACAGCGGCCATAACACATTCCCCCGACAGAG CTCACCGCATGCATCTTAGTCCAATGGAAAACTTTATTGTTTCTCGACTGCTGACTCCCACACAGTCATCTTTAGCCAGAAGCAGAAGTACATTAATGCTTTCTGAGCAGTACAATACTCCAG TATTCCATATCTGTCCTCGTGTAGCACCAGCTAGTCCTCTTAAATCTCCCTACAAGCCTTCCCCCACCCGAAGCACCGACAGGAAGAAGGCAACTTCACCCTCCGCTGCCAATGCCATGAAAGGGGCACCTGCAGCTGAAGTTACTCAG ACGGAGAAGATAAAGAAGGAGAAGCGACCTGCAACACCTGGTTCATCATCTGGTATGGGATCTCCTCTAAGAAGGTCTGATTCTCCTGCTTCCATGTCCAGAAGATCTGCATCACCTGCAACACCTAA GACAGTTGCAAAGACTTATCCTCAGTCTCCTAAAAATGCCAAACAATATCCAGCTTCTCCTGTGAAGCATCGTGCCACTTCCAATCTCAGCCAGGAAACACctaaaaagaaagcagacaaggagaaagaaaatgtcagtcACCTGAAATCCCCAGGAGCACGCGCTGATGACGTGGGCCAGGTGGCTCCTGAGAAGCACGTGCCTTCTGCTGGAAAGGCTGAGACCAGTGAAG GGAAGATCACAGCAGGAACAAGTGATGCAGAAGAAGCTGCAAAAATTCTAGCTGAAAAAAGACGACAGGCCCGCCTGCAAAAAGAacaagaggaaagggagagacaggaaagagaagaacGGGAAAG gcttgaaagagaagaacagaaaagaaaggcagaagaagaaagacttcgtctggaagaagcagctcgtaagaaggaggaggaaagaaaacgTGAAGAAGAGGCAGCtagaaaaaaggcagaagaggaagccaggagaagagctgaggaagaaaaaatgctaaaggaaaagcaagaaaaagagctCCAAGCCAAACTTGAGAAACAG agggaagaagcagaaatcaAAGCCCGTGAGGCAGCTGAACAACTTCGTCTTGAAAGGGAACAAATCATGCAGCAAATTGAGCAAGAAAGGCTGGAGCGGAAGAAG AGAATAGATGAAATAATGAAGAGAACAAGGAAGAGTGAAACCCCAGAAATAAAG AAGGAAGAGCCAAAACTGGAGATACCATCAACTTTGAATGTGGAAAAGCAACCAAAGGTCCTTGTTCTCAACAAGCCAG AAATCAACGGATTGGCGACctgcctgaaaaacaaaagcttgGAAAGTGCTGCTTCTGTAATCCCTTCCCAAGATGTAGTAACTAATGGACTGAAGTCAGTTTCAGGACTTATTCAGCTGGAAGCTGTTGATGGGAAATCTAACAGCATGGAAGATTCAGCAGATGAGGTTCAGTCCATGGATGTGAG CCCGGTTTCAAAAGAAGAACTCATCTCCATCCCTGAATATTCACCCATGAATGAACTCATGCCAGGTGTTTCTTTGGACCAAAATGGGACAAGTAATGCCAAGGCTCTTGAAGACCTCTTGGATTTCACAGGCCAAGCTACCTACTCCAAGATGTCCAGTGATACCCTTAGCCTAGATGACTGTAACAAAAACTTGATTGAGGGATTTAACAGCCCAGGACAGGAAAATACACTTAATTCTATCTGTTGA
- the MAP7D2 gene encoding MAP7 domain-containing protein 2 isoform X2, whose product MCSRAIDGFLKTDERQRLAKERREEREKYLAAREQQILEKERRAKLQYEKQMEERWRRLEEQRQREEQKRAAVEEKRRQKLKEEEERLEAMMRRSLERSQQLEQKQKRWSWGGALAAGSGGRDACDKLSASTMNLPKQMESPISKRLSSSTAAITHSPDRAHRMHLSPMENFIVSRLLTPTQSSLARSRSTLMLSEQYNTPVFHICPRVAPASPLKSPYKPSPTRSTDRKKATSPSAANAMKGAPAAEVTQTEKIKKEKRPATPGSSSGMGSPLRRSDSPASMSRRSASPATPKTVAKTYPQSPKNAKQYPASPVKHRATSNLSQETPKKKADKEKENVSHLKSPGARADDVGQVAPEKHVPSAGKAETSEGKITAGTSDAEEAAKILAEKRRQARLQKEQEERERQEREERERLEREEQKRKAEEERLRLEEAARKKEEERKREEEAARKKAEEEARRRAEEEKMLKEKQEKELQAKLEKQREEAEIKAREAAEQLRLEREQIMQQIEQERLERKKRIDEIMKRTRKSETPEIKKEEPKLEIPSTLNVEKQPKVLVLNKPEINGLATCLKNKSLESAASVIPSQDVVTNGLKSVSGLIQLEAVDGKSNSMEDSADEVQSMDVSPVSKEELISIPEYSPMNELMPGVSLDQNGTSNAKALEDLLDFTGQATYSKMSSDTLSLDDCNKNLIEGFNSPGQENTLNSIC is encoded by the exons ATGTGCTCAAGAG CTATTGATGGATTTCTGAAAACTGATGAAAGACAAAGACtggcaaaggaaagaagagaagaaagggagaaatacCTTG CTGCTAGGGAACAGCAGATactggagaaggagagaagagcaAAACTTCAGTATGAAAAGCAAATGGAGGAGCGATGGAGAAGACTGGAGgaacagaggcagagagaggagcagaagagaGCAGCTGTTGAAGAAAAACGGAGACAAAAGCTCAAAGAGGAGGAG GAACGTTTAGAAGCCATGATGCGCCGGTCCCTCGAacgcagccagcagctggaacagAAGCAGAAGCGATGGTCGTGGGGAGGAGCACTGGCTGCAGGCTCAGGAGGCAGAGATG CGTGTGACAAACTTTCAGCTTCTACAATGAATCTGCCAAAGCAAATGGAGTCGCCAATCAGTAAACGCCTCTCGTCCTCCACAGCGGCCATAACACATTCCCCCGACAGAG CTCACCGCATGCATCTTAGTCCAATGGAAAACTTTATTGTTTCTCGACTGCTGACTCCCACACAGTCATCTTTAGCCAGAAGCAGAAGTACATTAATGCTTTCTGAGCAGTACAATACTCCAG TATTCCATATCTGTCCTCGTGTAGCACCAGCTAGTCCTCTTAAATCTCCCTACAAGCCTTCCCCCACCCGAAGCACCGACAGGAAGAAGGCAACTTCACCCTCCGCTGCCAATGCCATGAAAGGGGCACCTGCAGCTGAAGTTACTCAG ACGGAGAAGATAAAGAAGGAGAAGCGACCTGCAACACCTGGTTCATCATCTGGTATGGGATCTCCTCTAAGAAGGTCTGATTCTCCTGCTTCCATGTCCAGAAGATCTGCATCACCTGCAACACCTAA GACAGTTGCAAAGACTTATCCTCAGTCTCCTAAAAATGCCAAACAATATCCAGCTTCTCCTGTGAAGCATCGTGCCACTTCCAATCTCAGCCAGGAAACACctaaaaagaaagcagacaaggagaaagaaaatgtcagtcACCTGAAATCCCCAGGAGCACGCGCTGATGACGTGGGCCAGGTGGCTCCTGAGAAGCACGTGCCTTCTGCTGGAAAGGCTGAGACCAGTGAAG GGAAGATCACAGCAGGAACAAGTGATGCAGAAGAAGCTGCAAAAATTCTAGCTGAAAAAAGACGACAGGCCCGCCTGCAAAAAGAacaagaggaaagggagagacaggaaagagaagaacGGGAAAG gcttgaaagagaagaacagaaaagaaaggcagaagaagaaagacttcgtctggaagaagcagctcgtaagaaggaggaggaaagaaaacgTGAAGAAGAGGCAGCtagaaaaaaggcagaagaggaagccaggagaagagctgaggaagaaaaaatgctaaaggaaaagcaagaaaaagagctCCAAGCCAAACTTGAGAAACAG agggaagaagcagaaatcaAAGCCCGTGAGGCAGCTGAACAACTTCGTCTTGAAAGGGAACAAATCATGCAGCAAATTGAGCAAGAAAGGCTGGAGCGGAAGAAG AGAATAGATGAAATAATGAAGAGAACAAGGAAGAGTGAAACCCCAGAAATAAAG AAGGAAGAGCCAAAACTGGAGATACCATCAACTTTGAATGTGGAAAAGCAACCAAAGGTCCTTGTTCTCAACAAGCCAG AAATCAACGGATTGGCGACctgcctgaaaaacaaaagcttgGAAAGTGCTGCTTCTGTAATCCCTTCCCAAGATGTAGTAACTAATGGACTGAAGTCAGTTTCAGGACTTATTCAGCTGGAAGCTGTTGATGGGAAATCTAACAGCATGGAAGATTCAGCAGATGAGGTTCAGTCCATGGATGTGAG CCCGGTTTCAAAAGAAGAACTCATCTCCATCCCTGAATATTCACCCATGAATGAACTCATGCCAGGTGTTTCTTTGGACCAAAATGGGACAAGTAATGCCAAGGCTCTTGAAGACCTCTTGGATTTCACAGGCCAAGCTACCTACTCCAAGATGTCCAGTGATACCCTTAGCCTAGATGACTGTAACAAAAACTTGATTGAGGGATTTAACAGCCCAGGACAGGAAAATACACTTAATTCTATCTGTTGA
- the MAP7D2 gene encoding MAP7 domain-containing protein 2 isoform X4: MAEPGAARSHPRATAIDGFLKTDERQRLAKERREEREKYLAAREQQILEKERRAKLQYEKQMEERWRRLEEQRQREEQKRAAVEEKRRQKLKEEEERLEAMMRRSLERSQQLEQKQKRWSWGGALAAGSGGRDGESENTPPPVLGLAANTLPPDPVTSTAPADSFNACDKLSASTMNLPKQMESPISKRLSSSTAAITHSPDRAHRMHLSPMENFIVSRLLTPTQSSLARSRSTLMLSEQYNTPVFHICPRVAPASPLKSPYKPSPTRSTDRKKATSPSAANAMKGAPAAEVTQTEKIKKEKRPATPGSSSGMGSPLRRSDSPASMSRRSASPATPKTVAKTYPQSPKNAKQYPASPVKHRATSNLSQETPKKKADKEKENVSHLKSPGARADDVGQVAPEKHVPSAGKAETSEGKITAGTSDAEEAAKILAEKRRQARLQKEQEERERQEREERERLEREEQKRKAEEERLRLEEAARKKEEERKREEEAARKKAEEEARRRAEEEKMLKEKQEKELQAKLEKQREEAEIKAREAAEQLRLEREQIMQQIEQERLERKKRIDEIMKRTRKSETPEIKKEEPKLEIPSTLNVEKQPKVLVLNKPEINGLATCLKNKSLESAASVIPSQDVVTNGLKSVSGLIQLEAVDGKSNSMEDSADEVQSMDVSPVSKEELISIPEYSPMNELMPGVSLDQNGTSNAKALEDLLDFTGQATYSKMSSDTLSLDDCNKNLIEGFNSPGQENTLNSIC; encoded by the exons CTATTGATGGATTTCTGAAAACTGATGAAAGACAAAGACtggcaaaggaaagaagagaagaaagggagaaatacCTTG CTGCTAGGGAACAGCAGATactggagaaggagagaagagcaAAACTTCAGTATGAAAAGCAAATGGAGGAGCGATGGAGAAGACTGGAGgaacagaggcagagagaggagcagaagagaGCAGCTGTTGAAGAAAAACGGAGACAAAAGCTCAAAGAGGAGGAG GAACGTTTAGAAGCCATGATGCGCCGGTCCCTCGAacgcagccagcagctggaacagAAGCAGAAGCGATGGTCGTGGGGAGGAGCACTGGCTGCAGGCTCAGGAGGCAGAGATG GTGAATCAGAAAATACCCCACCCCCTGTTCTAGGTTTAGCTGCCAACACCCTTCCTCCAGACCCTGTGACCTCTACTGCTCCTGCTGATTCCTTCAATG CGTGTGACAAACTTTCAGCTTCTACAATGAATCTGCCAAAGCAAATGGAGTCGCCAATCAGTAAACGCCTCTCGTCCTCCACAGCGGCCATAACACATTCCCCCGACAGAG CTCACCGCATGCATCTTAGTCCAATGGAAAACTTTATTGTTTCTCGACTGCTGACTCCCACACAGTCATCTTTAGCCAGAAGCAGAAGTACATTAATGCTTTCTGAGCAGTACAATACTCCAG TATTCCATATCTGTCCTCGTGTAGCACCAGCTAGTCCTCTTAAATCTCCCTACAAGCCTTCCCCCACCCGAAGCACCGACAGGAAGAAGGCAACTTCACCCTCCGCTGCCAATGCCATGAAAGGGGCACCTGCAGCTGAAGTTACTCAG ACGGAGAAGATAAAGAAGGAGAAGCGACCTGCAACACCTGGTTCATCATCTGGTATGGGATCTCCTCTAAGAAGGTCTGATTCTCCTGCTTCCATGTCCAGAAGATCTGCATCACCTGCAACACCTAA GACAGTTGCAAAGACTTATCCTCAGTCTCCTAAAAATGCCAAACAATATCCAGCTTCTCCTGTGAAGCATCGTGCCACTTCCAATCTCAGCCAGGAAACACctaaaaagaaagcagacaaggagaaagaaaatgtcagtcACCTGAAATCCCCAGGAGCACGCGCTGATGACGTGGGCCAGGTGGCTCCTGAGAAGCACGTGCCTTCTGCTGGAAAGGCTGAGACCAGTGAAG GGAAGATCACAGCAGGAACAAGTGATGCAGAAGAAGCTGCAAAAATTCTAGCTGAAAAAAGACGACAGGCCCGCCTGCAAAAAGAacaagaggaaagggagagacaggaaagagaagaacGGGAAAG gcttgaaagagaagaacagaaaagaaaggcagaagaagaaagacttcgtctggaagaagcagctcgtaagaaggaggaggaaagaaaacgTGAAGAAGAGGCAGCtagaaaaaaggcagaagaggaagccaggagaagagctgaggaagaaaaaatgctaaaggaaaagcaagaaaaagagctCCAAGCCAAACTTGAGAAACAG agggaagaagcagaaatcaAAGCCCGTGAGGCAGCTGAACAACTTCGTCTTGAAAGGGAACAAATCATGCAGCAAATTGAGCAAGAAAGGCTGGAGCGGAAGAAG AGAATAGATGAAATAATGAAGAGAACAAGGAAGAGTGAAACCCCAGAAATAAAG AAGGAAGAGCCAAAACTGGAGATACCATCAACTTTGAATGTGGAAAAGCAACCAAAGGTCCTTGTTCTCAACAAGCCAG AAATCAACGGATTGGCGACctgcctgaaaaacaaaagcttgGAAAGTGCTGCTTCTGTAATCCCTTCCCAAGATGTAGTAACTAATGGACTGAAGTCAGTTTCAGGACTTATTCAGCTGGAAGCTGTTGATGGGAAATCTAACAGCATGGAAGATTCAGCAGATGAGGTTCAGTCCATGGATGTGAG CCCGGTTTCAAAAGAAGAACTCATCTCCATCCCTGAATATTCACCCATGAATGAACTCATGCCAGGTGTTTCTTTGGACCAAAATGGGACAAGTAATGCCAAGGCTCTTGAAGACCTCTTGGATTTCACAGGCCAAGCTACCTACTCCAAGATGTCCAGTGATACCCTTAGCCTAGATGACTGTAACAAAAACTTGATTGAGGGATTTAACAGCCCAGGACAGGAAAATACACTTAATTCTATCTGTTGA
- the MAP7D2 gene encoding MAP7 domain-containing protein 2 isoform X5, with product MKFQAIDGFLKTDERQRLAKERREEREKYLAAREQQILEKERRAKLQYEKQMEERWRRLEEQRQREEQKRAAVEEKRRQKLKEEEERLEAMMRRSLERSQQLEQKQKRWSWGGALAAGSGGRDGESENTPPPVLGLAANTLPPDPVTSTAPADSFNACDKLSASTMNLPKQMESPISKRLSSSTAAITHSPDRAHRMHLSPMENFIVSRLLTPTQSSLARSRSTLMLSEQYNTPVFHICPRVAPASPLKSPYKPSPTRSTDRKKATSPSAANAMKGAPAAEVTQTEKIKKEKRPATPGSSSGMGSPLRRSDSPASMSRRSASPATPKTVAKTYPQSPKNAKQYPASPVKHRATSNLSQETPKKKADKEKENVSHLKSPGARADDVGQVAPEKHVPSAGKAETSEGKITAGTSDAEEAAKILAEKRRQARLQKEQEERERQEREERERLEREEQKRKAEEERLRLEEAARKKEEERKREEEAARKKAEEEARRRAEEEKMLKEKQEKELQAKLEKQREEAEIKAREAAEQLRLEREQIMQQIEQERLERKKRIDEIMKRTRKSETPEIKKEEPKLEIPSTLNVEKQPKVLVLNKPEINGLATCLKNKSLESAASVIPSQDVVTNGLKSVSGLIQLEAVDGKSNSMEDSADEVQSMDVSPVSKEELISIPEYSPMNELMPGVSLDQNGTSNAKALEDLLDFTGQATYSKMSSDTLSLDDCNKNLIEGFNSPGQENTLNSIC from the exons CTATTGATGGATTTCTGAAAACTGATGAAAGACAAAGACtggcaaaggaaagaagagaagaaagggagaaatacCTTG CTGCTAGGGAACAGCAGATactggagaaggagagaagagcaAAACTTCAGTATGAAAAGCAAATGGAGGAGCGATGGAGAAGACTGGAGgaacagaggcagagagaggagcagaagagaGCAGCTGTTGAAGAAAAACGGAGACAAAAGCTCAAAGAGGAGGAG GAACGTTTAGAAGCCATGATGCGCCGGTCCCTCGAacgcagccagcagctggaacagAAGCAGAAGCGATGGTCGTGGGGAGGAGCACTGGCTGCAGGCTCAGGAGGCAGAGATG GTGAATCAGAAAATACCCCACCCCCTGTTCTAGGTTTAGCTGCCAACACCCTTCCTCCAGACCCTGTGACCTCTACTGCTCCTGCTGATTCCTTCAATG CGTGTGACAAACTTTCAGCTTCTACAATGAATCTGCCAAAGCAAATGGAGTCGCCAATCAGTAAACGCCTCTCGTCCTCCACAGCGGCCATAACACATTCCCCCGACAGAG CTCACCGCATGCATCTTAGTCCAATGGAAAACTTTATTGTTTCTCGACTGCTGACTCCCACACAGTCATCTTTAGCCAGAAGCAGAAGTACATTAATGCTTTCTGAGCAGTACAATACTCCAG TATTCCATATCTGTCCTCGTGTAGCACCAGCTAGTCCTCTTAAATCTCCCTACAAGCCTTCCCCCACCCGAAGCACCGACAGGAAGAAGGCAACTTCACCCTCCGCTGCCAATGCCATGAAAGGGGCACCTGCAGCTGAAGTTACTCAG ACGGAGAAGATAAAGAAGGAGAAGCGACCTGCAACACCTGGTTCATCATCTGGTATGGGATCTCCTCTAAGAAGGTCTGATTCTCCTGCTTCCATGTCCAGAAGATCTGCATCACCTGCAACACCTAA GACAGTTGCAAAGACTTATCCTCAGTCTCCTAAAAATGCCAAACAATATCCAGCTTCTCCTGTGAAGCATCGTGCCACTTCCAATCTCAGCCAGGAAACACctaaaaagaaagcagacaaggagaaagaaaatgtcagtcACCTGAAATCCCCAGGAGCACGCGCTGATGACGTGGGCCAGGTGGCTCCTGAGAAGCACGTGCCTTCTGCTGGAAAGGCTGAGACCAGTGAAG GGAAGATCACAGCAGGAACAAGTGATGCAGAAGAAGCTGCAAAAATTCTAGCTGAAAAAAGACGACAGGCCCGCCTGCAAAAAGAacaagaggaaagggagagacaggaaagagaagaacGGGAAAG gcttgaaagagaagaacagaaaagaaaggcagaagaagaaagacttcgtctggaagaagcagctcgtaagaaggaggaggaaagaaaacgTGAAGAAGAGGCAGCtagaaaaaaggcagaagaggaagccaggagaagagctgaggaagaaaaaatgctaaaggaaaagcaagaaaaagagctCCAAGCCAAACTTGAGAAACAG agggaagaagcagaaatcaAAGCCCGTGAGGCAGCTGAACAACTTCGTCTTGAAAGGGAACAAATCATGCAGCAAATTGAGCAAGAAAGGCTGGAGCGGAAGAAG AGAATAGATGAAATAATGAAGAGAACAAGGAAGAGTGAAACCCCAGAAATAAAG AAGGAAGAGCCAAAACTGGAGATACCATCAACTTTGAATGTGGAAAAGCAACCAAAGGTCCTTGTTCTCAACAAGCCAG AAATCAACGGATTGGCGACctgcctgaaaaacaaaagcttgGAAAGTGCTGCTTCTGTAATCCCTTCCCAAGATGTAGTAACTAATGGACTGAAGTCAGTTTCAGGACTTATTCAGCTGGAAGCTGTTGATGGGAAATCTAACAGCATGGAAGATTCAGCAGATGAGGTTCAGTCCATGGATGTGAG CCCGGTTTCAAAAGAAGAACTCATCTCCATCCCTGAATATTCACCCATGAATGAACTCATGCCAGGTGTTTCTTTGGACCAAAATGGGACAAGTAATGCCAAGGCTCTTGAAGACCTCTTGGATTTCACAGGCCAAGCTACCTACTCCAAGATGTCCAGTGATACCCTTAGCCTAGATGACTGTAACAAAAACTTGATTGAGGGATTTAACAGCCCAGGACAGGAAAATACACTTAATTCTATCTGTTGA